In Quercus lobata isolate SW786 chromosome 12, ValleyOak3.0 Primary Assembly, whole genome shotgun sequence, a genomic segment contains:
- the LOC115971955 gene encoding probable trehalose-phosphate phosphatase F: MDLKTNQASPVLTDPAPIKKSRLGMKSSLLQHSSTFIMIPRKKPGKLDDVRSNGWLDAMKSSSPPRKKLIKDFNVEVASDDTDIAYFSWMLKYPSALNFFEQITNYAKNKKIAMFLDYDGTLSPIVDDPDRALMSDDMRSAVRNVANYFPTAIISGRSRDKVYDLEGLTELYYAGSHGMDIMGPLSHTVSDDPNCVDSNDQQGKEVNLFQPAREFLPLIDKVFRILVENTKEIKGAKVENHKFCVSVHYRNVDEKNWPVIAQCVHDILKGYPRLRLTHGRKVLEVRPVIDWNKGKAVEFLLESLGLSDKNDVLPIYIGDDRTDEDAFKVLREDNRGYGILVSPVPKETSAFYSLRNPEEVMKFLNTLVKWKNQEEAKCAIDSKRSM; the protein is encoded by the exons ATGGACTTGAAAACGAATCAAGCTTCTCCTGTTTTAACCGATCCTGCACCCATAAAGAAGTCAAGACTAGGCATGAAATCTAGTTTGCTGCAGCACTCGAGTACGTTTATAATGATTCCAAGAAAAAAGCCTGGCAAGCTTGATGATGTTCGATCTAATGGTTGGCTGGATGCCATGAAATCCTCTTCACCCCCTCGGAAGAAGCTAATTAAGGATTTCAATGTTGAGGTTGCTTCAGATGATACTGATATTGCTTATTTCTCCTGGATG CTGAAGTATCCATCAGCACTCAACTTTTTTGAGCAAATTACTAATTATGCAAAGAACAAGAAGATAGCAATGTTTTTGGATTATGATGGTACTCTTTCTCCAATAGTTGATGACCCTGATCGCGCCCTTATGTCTGATGAT ATGCGTTCTGCTGTGAGAAATGTTGCAAACTATTTTCCAACAGCAATCATCAGTGGAAGAAGCCGCGATAAG GTTTATGATTTGGAAGGACTAACAGAACTCTATTACGCTGGTAGCCATGGAATGGACATTATGGGCCCTCTCAGTCACACGGTGTCTGATGATCCCAATTGTGTTGATTCTAATGATCAACAG GGTAAGGAGGTGAATCTTTTCCAGCCTGCTAGGGAATTTTTGCCTTTGATTGACAAG GTTTTTAGAATCCTTGTTGAGAATACTAAAGAGATCAAAGGCGCAAAAGTTGAGAATCACAAGTTTTGTGTCTCTGTACATTACCGTAATGTAGATGAGAAG AATTGGCCTGTTATTGCACAATGTGTTCATGATATTCTAAAGGGCTACCCTCGTTTGCGATTAACTCATGGGCGGAAG GTTTTAGAAGTCCGTCCTGTGATTGATTGGAACAAGGGAAAAGCAGTTGAATTTCTACTTGAATCTCTTG GGCTTAGTGATAAGAATGATGTGCTTCCAATCTATATAGGAGATGATAGAACTGATGAAGATGCATTCAAG GTGTTGCGGGAGGATAATCGAGGTTATGGAATATTGGTATCTCCTGTCCCAAAAGAAACCAGTGCATTCTACTCTCTCAGGAACCCAGAAGAG GTCATGAAATTCCTCAACACCTTGGTGAAATGGAAGAATCAGGAAGAAGCTAAATGTGCTATAGATTCGAAGAGGAGCATGTAG